The Daucus carota subsp. sativus chromosome 2, DH1 v3.0, whole genome shotgun sequence genome includes a window with the following:
- the LOC108206796 gene encoding GDSL esterase/lipase At5g33370 produces the protein MALALSMPVVFTLIIQVVVASLGLRAEARAFFVFGDSLVDNGNNNYLATTARADAPPYGIDSPSHRASGRFSNGLNIPDLISERIGAETTLPYLSPELQGEKLLVGANFASAGIGILNDTGVQFVNIIRMPFQLRYFEQYQQRVSALIGEEQAKRLVREALVLITLGGNDFVNNYFLVPLSARSRQYTLPNYVPFIISEYRKILERLYELGARRVLVTGTGPLGCVPAELAQRSVNGECAAPLQQASALFNPQLVQLLNQLNTEIGDHVFIAVNTNEMNLDFINNPQQYGFVTSKIACCGQGRYNGIGLCTRLSNLCENRDLYAFWDPFHPTEKANRLIVQQMMIGPEKYMSPMNLSMIMAMDSKV, from the exons ATGGCTTTAGCTTTATCCATGCCTGTAGTTTTCACACTTATCATACAAGTAGTTGTAGCAAGTCTTGGCCTAAGAGCCGAGGCTCGAGCCTTTTTTGTGTTCGGAGACTCGCTTGTGGACAATGGCAACAACAACTATTTGGCTACAACAGCTCGTGCCGATGCTCCTCCTTATGGCATTGATTCTCCGAGTCATCGAGCAAGTGGTCGCTTCTCAAATGGACTCAACATTCCTGATCTTATCA GTGAGAGAATTGGTGCCGAAACTACACTGCCATATCTGAGTCCTGAACTCCAAGGCGAAAAGCTACTTGTTGGAGCTAATTTTGCTTCTGCTGGAATTGGAATACTTAATGACACTGGAGTCCAGTTT GTTAACATAATCCGGATGCCCTTCCAGTTGAGGTACTTTGAACAGTACCAGCAAAGAGTGAGTGCTCTGATCGGAGAAGAGCAGGCAAAGAGACTTGTACGCGAAGCACTTGTTCTCATAACGCTAGGAGGCAATGACTTTGTCAACAATTATTTCTTGGTACCGTTATCCGCTAGGTCTCGCCAATACACTCTCCCCAATTATGTCCCCTTCATCATCTCTGAATACCGCAAAATTTTAGAG AGGCTATATGAACTAGGAGCTCGCAGAGTTCTTGTGACAGGAACCGGACCACTAGGGTGCGTGCCTGCAGAGCTAGCCCAACGTAGTGTCAATGGCGAATGTGCAGCGCCACTCCAACAAGCTTCTGCTTTATTTAACCCCCAACTGGTTCAGCTTCTCAATCAACTCAATACTGAAATCGGAGATCATGTGTTTATTGCAGTGAATACTAATGAGATGAATCTTGATTTTATCAACAATCCTCAGCAATATG GATTTGTAACATCAAAGATAGCTTGCTGTGGACAAGGAAGATACAATGGAATTGGATTATGTACTCGATTGTCAAACTTGTGCGAGAACAGAGATTTGTATGCATTTTGGGATCCATTTCATCCTACAGAGAAAGCAAATAGGCTGATTGTTCAACAAATGATGATTGGCCCTGAAAAGTATATGAGTCCAATGAATCTCAGCATGATCATGGCAATGGATTCTAAAGTTTAA
- the LOC108205919 gene encoding GDSL esterase/lipase At5g33370, with translation MDTSSSLTLSSIFLVLSCAALLIAAPQAEAARAFFVFGDSLVDNGNNDYLATTARADSPPYGIDYPTHRPTGRFSNGLNIPDLISEAIGAESTLPYLSPQLAGERLLVGANFASAGIGILNDTGIQFLNIIRITKQLEYFEQYQTRLSSIIGVEQTQALVNQALVLITLGGNDFVNNYYLVPFSARSRQFSLPDYVVYIISEYKKVLRRLYELGSRRVLVTGTGPMGCVPAELAQRSRTGECAVELDRAANIFNPQLIQMINELNSEIGTTIFVAVNAVQMHMDFIHDPQAYGFVTSKVACCGQGRFNGIGLCTPLSNLCPNRDLYAFWDAFHPSEKANRIIVRQILTGTTEYMHPMNLSTILAMDAKV, from the exons ATGGATACTTCTTCATCACTCACTCTGTCTTCCATCTTTCTTGTACTTTCATGTGCTGCCCTTTTAATTGCTGCCCCTCAGGCTGAGGCTGCCAGGGCCTTCTTCGTTTTTGGAGATTCCCTGGTGGACAATGGCAATAATGACTACCTTGCCACCACTGCCCGCGCTGACTCACCGCCTTATGGCATTGATTATCCTACTCACCGTCCTACTGGACGCTTCTCTAATGGCCTTAACATCCCTGATCTCATTA GCGAGGCAATTGGAGCAGAGTCAACCTTGCCATACTTGAGCCCACAGCTCGCAGGAGAGCGACTCCTAGTCGGTGCCAACTTCGCCTCAGCTGGAATCGGAATCCTCAATGACACTGGGATTCAATTT CTGAATATAATCAGAATAACGAAGCAGCTGGAGTACTTTGAGCAGTACCAGACCCGACTGAGTAGCATAATTGGGGTGGAGCAAACACAAGCCCTGGTAAACCAAGCACTTGTGTTGATCACTCTCGGAGGCAATGACTTCGTCAACAACTACTATTTGGTTCCATTCTCTGCAAGATCACGCCAGTTTTCGCTCCCAGACTACGTTGTTTACATCATTTCAGAATACAAGAAAGTCCTGAGG AGATTGTATGAACTGGGATCTCGAAGAGTTCTGGTGACAGGAACCGGACCCATGGGATGTGTGCCTGCAGAATTAGCACAACGAAGCAGAACCGGAGAATGTGCAGTAGAACTGGACAGAGCAGCCAACATATTTAACCCTCAGCTCATCCAAATGATAAACGAATTGAACAGTGAGATCGGAACCACTATTTTTGTAGCTGTCAATGCTGTTCAAATGCACATGGACTTTATCCACGATCCTCAGGCCTATG GGTTTGTGACATCCAAAGTAGCATGTTGCGGACAAGGTAGATTCAACGGAATCGGACTATGTACACCGTTGTCCAACTTGTGCCCCAACCGTGACTTGTACGCGTTCTGGGATGCATTTCACCCGTCTGAAAAGGCCAACAGAATCATTGTGCGACAGATCCTCACTGGAACTACTGAATACATGCATCCCATGAATCTGAGTACCATTCTGGCTATGGACGCGAAGGTCTAG
- the LOC108207326 gene encoding uncharacterized protein LOC108207326, producing the protein MTSLRVTRRRSSAPKAAAGGSPGLSRTFESMAPLPRTTVPHSSSHSFASLEGDVEPVKMGGFVSPDVVMKVNVNGDGFAREDGGTVEDTVAEQLLRLLVESRPKMPSKAIPAMQAKRGATSMAARTPETLEKEVTSRAKEVLVVILESEVGADKFELFLRDCKRHSKDGEGHSRPPHQKKPKEFVSLVADVVVAAKASYREEVKRLKGRLDQVVQSFARVFALGEAMDKTEEMARIRRDHEVAKRRSAEVEERLSAEVTELKMKNADLVTDNELLNDLITSYQKIEAENTTIAAAIKAEHERVLNSLRDEKRGLEESLGKAQADLSRCREEALKAVEDGYQVCWDRAVEARYDMKDHTFTKYCESLVISEDGDGSSNHLAD; encoded by the exons ATGACTTCTTTGAGAGTCACACGACGTCGTAGCTCGGCACCGAAGGCCGCCGCTGGTGGTTCTCCAGGTTTATCTCGTACCTTTGAGAGTATGGCGCCACTGCCACGCACCACTGTACCCCATTCTAGTTCTCATAGTTTTGCTTCTTTAGAAGGGGATGTTGAGCCTGTTAAGATGGGTGGGTTTGTCAGTCCTGATGTGGTGATGAAAGTGAATGTCAATGGGGATGGTTTCGCTAGAGAGGACGGAGGCACCGTAGAGGACACTG TGGCCGAACAACTTTTGAGGCTTTTAGTGGAGTCGCGGCCCAAAATGCCTAGTAAGGCCATACCAGCTATGCAGGCGAAGCGTGGGGCTACATCAATGGCTGCCAGGACACCAGAGACTCTAGAGAAAGAAGTCACCTCGCGGGCAAAAGAGGTACTCGTGGTGATACTTGAGTCTGAGGTGGGGGCTGATAAGTTCGAGCTTTTTTTGAGGGATTGTAAACGTCATTCGAAGGATGGAGAAGGTCACTCGCGCCCTCCCCATCAAAAGAAGCCTAAAGAGTTTGTTTCCCTTGTGGCTGATGTCGTTGTTGCTGCTAAGGCATCCTACCGTGAAGAAGTTAAACGCCTCAAGGGGCGTCTTGATCAG gttGTTCAAAGTTTTGCTCGGGTGTTTGCTCTTGGAGAGGCGATGGATAAGACTGAGGAGATGGCTCGTATCCGACGCGATCATGAAGTGGCGAAGCGTAGGAGTGCTGAAGTGGAGGAGCGTCTGAGTGCTGAGGTGACAGAGTTAAAGATGAAGAACGCTGATCTCGTGACTGATAATGAGTTGTTGAATGATCTGATCACTTCTTACCAGAAGATTGAGGCTGAGAACACCACCATTGCTGCTGCAATCAAGGCCGAACATGAGAGGGTGTTGAACTCTTTGCGAGATGAGAAGCGTGGTTTGGAGGAATCACTTGGGAAAGCGCAAGCTGATTTATCTCGATGTCGTGAAGAAGCTTTGAAGGCTGTAGAGGATGGTTATCAGGTGTGCTGGGATCGAGCTGTTGAAGCTAGATATGACATGAAGGATCATACCTTCACGAAGTACTGCGAGAGTTTGGTAATTTCTGAAGACGGTGATGGTTCTTCAAATCATCTTGCTGATTAA
- the LOC108209482 gene encoding uncharacterized protein LOC108209482 → MNIYRGKPQGRSGQIPAFGNWDQVKELPITQYFENARQAGLKPSHSREFGDHYVAAPSRNHPPHLPYTKPNSATQPSAYVQKGNPTIKTYSHFLAHEKKSEKNSYKGRQKRPNQLQTQNISSAVVSVSHRRIPPITKPVDEDLYQVPSEALQNSKRKKLFGFFSRCFMPHTR, encoded by the exons ATGAAT ATATACAGAGGAAAACCACAAGGCCGCAGTGGTCAAATTCCAGCGTTCGGGAACTGGGATCAAGTCAAGGAGCTTCCCATCACTCAATATTTCGAAAATGCTAGACAAGCAGGCTTAAAACCTAGTCATTCCCGTGAATTTGGTGATCATTATGTTGCTGCGCCAAGTAGGAATCACCCTCCTCATCTTCCTTACACAAAG CCAAACTCAGCTACTCAACCGAGCGCTTATGTACAGAAGGGGAATCCTACCATCAAGACCTATTCACATTTTCTGGCACATGAGAAGAAATCAGAGAAGAATTCTTACAAGGGTAGACAGAAGAGGCCTAATCAGCTTCAGACCCAAAATATATCCAGTGCTGTTGTTTCTGTTTCTCACCGCAGAATTCCACCCATCACTAAACCTGTGGACGAAGATTTGTATCAAGTTCCTTCCGAAGCCCTACAAAATTCCAAGAGA AAGAAGTTGTTTGGATTCTTTTCAAGATGTTTTATGCCACATACGAGatag
- the LOC108209481 gene encoding U11/U12 small nuclear ribonucleoprotein 48 kDa protein — MEAVNSSAMNPPENPNNEKNLKTTLSSLKTLIYLSHSITTLLSPPTTTISPQPPSSPSPSSSFFYQNCPSVVSLPPPTPHPLSLPPFLHHKPPHALSHTSHNRFLPSDYMFLLKETNGWNDYPLHYSCIIRRLLLCLASTRTKLLVDVVSRWVLVNAPSYGLAIDVFVKDHVVLLLRSCLRPILTEAVALGDGDVNQFYFSCPVLCQVLGWYGTQVGILFGEMNGKLFALGLFKHLVLNVTMNLLMFSDKTIESGKDDFVCDGEVSVSQVEDAVAAFRERSLLEQKMKAARTLRQLNRSQRAAEHEYISKRAEEERHKRPDYKPIIEHDMFSWQRGHNKDKSITKSREELLAEERDYKRRRMSYRGKKIKRTTTQVMRDIIEEYTEEIKAAGGFGHLQHVAEESGKTASDSLPVSHTSADNVSEKGSAATYNRTHSHSYKEIKSTMIVDQYPKDFNQFRRNQKADTNRYDRSHNSKSPEKLRNKGYTGTVEQSSVRGQHDGKEGHKKSSRRSSESNYSSSREHSRHRKERFKGNEDKSRPERSVGRSHRSDSVAHKKFKDRYDPSESWITDEDNL; from the exons ATGGAGGCGGTGAATTCCTCCGCCATGAATCCTCCCGAAAACCCTAATAACGAGAAGAATCTCAAAACAACATTATCATCTCTGAAAACCCTAATTTATCTCTCCCATTCCATCACAACCCTCCTCTccccacccaccaccaccatTTCCCCTCAACCCCcctcctccccctccccctcctccTCTTTCTTCTACCAAAACTGCCCCTCCGTCGTCTCTCTACCTCCCCCTACTCCCCACCCCTTGTCTCTCCCTCCTTTTTTACACCACAAGCCTCCCCATGCTCTGTCCCACACTTCCCATAATCGCTTTCTCCCCTCAGACTATATGTTTCTTCTCAAAGAAACAAATGGCTGGAATGATTACCCTTTACATTACTCTTGCATTATTCGTCGGCTTCTATTGTGTTTAGCTTCCACTAGAACCAAGCTTCTTGTTGATGTGGTCTCCAGATGGGTTCTTGTTAATGCGCCTTCCTATGGTCTTGCTATTGATGTTTTCGTTAAGGATCATGTTGTGCTGTTGTTGAGGTCGTGTTTGAGGCCGATTCTTACTGAAGCGGTTGCTCTCGGTGATGGAGATGtgaatcaattttattttagctGTCCTGTTTTGTGTCAAGTATTGGGGTGGTATGGAACACAAGTGGGTATATTGTTCGGGGAAATGAATGGcaagttgtttgctctgggattGTTCAAGCACTTGGTATTGAATGTTACGATGAACTTGTTGATGTTTAGTGATAAAACAATTGAGAGTGGCAAGGATGATTTTGTCTGTGATGGGGAGGTATCCGTTTCTCAAGTAGAAGATGCCGTTGCAGCATTTCGTGAGAGGTCATTGCTTGAACAAAAAATGAAAGCTGCTCGGACCTTGAGGCAGCTTAATCGTTCACAACG AGCGGCTGAGCATGAATATATATCAAAGAGAGCTGAGGAAGAGAGGCACAAGCGCCCGGACTACAAGCCTataattgaacatgatatgttCTCTTGGCAGCGGGGACATAATAAG GATAAAAGTATTACCAAGTCAAGAGAAGAGTTGTTGGCTGAAGAAAGGGATTACAAACGTCGAAGAATGTCATATCGTGGCAAGAAAATAAAGAGAACAACAACACAG GTAATGAGGGATATAATTGAAGAATACACGGAAGAAATCAAGGCAGCGGGGGGGTTTGGTCACCTGCAGCATGTGGCTGAAGAATCTGGAAAGACTGCTTCTGACTCGTTGCCAGTGAGTCATACATCTGCAGACAATGTGAGTGAGAAAGGAAGTGCGGCGACTTATAACAGGACACACTCACATTCCTATAAAGAAATTAAATCTACAATGATAGTCGACCAGTATCCTAAAGATTTCAATCAATTTAGACGTAATCAGAAAGCTGACACAAACAGATACGACAGAAGTCATAATTCCAAGAGCCCGGAGAAACTAAGAAATAAGGGTTATACTGGTACAGTCGAGCAGAGTAGTGTTCGAGGACAACATGATGGTAAAGAAGGGCATAAGAAATCATCTAGACGAAGCTCAGAGAGTAATTACAGCAGCTCCCGTGAGCATAGCAGACATAGAAAGGAGCGATTCAAAGGAAACGAGGATAAATCTAGACCTGAAAGAAGTGTAGGCAGGAGTCACAGATCTGACTCTGTTGCACATAAGAAATTTAAAGACAGATATGATCCTTCTGAATCTTGGATCACAGATGAGGATAATCTCTAA